A genome region from Streptomyces pratensis includes the following:
- a CDS encoding SigE family RNA polymerase sigma factor: MSVLRGRHSTGPSDVEMSFEDFARASQHRLYRTAYLLCGDQESARDLTQTALAKIFQHWRRVSAADHPEAYARTVLTRTYLAERRRRLRDLLAHTPIAVPRAAVGPDLTVTLLAALAELPPRARAMVVLRYWEDLSVESVAEQLRCSESTVKSQCSRSLARLRERLGPAHVYTTPN, translated from the coding sequence ATGTCCGTCCTGCGTGGCCGGCACTCCACCGGCCCGAGCGATGTCGAGATGAGTTTCGAGGACTTCGCCCGGGCGAGCCAGCACCGCCTCTACCGCACGGCGTATCTGCTCTGCGGTGACCAGGAGAGCGCCCGTGACCTGACCCAGACCGCCCTCGCGAAGATCTTCCAGCACTGGCGGCGGGTGAGCGCGGCCGACCACCCCGAGGCGTATGCGCGCACGGTGCTCACGCGTACGTATCTCGCGGAGCGCAGGCGGCGGCTGCGCGATCTTCTGGCGCACACCCCGATCGCCGTGCCCAGGGCCGCCGTCGGTCCCGACCTGACGGTGACGCTGCTGGCAGCCCTTGCCGAACTCCCGCCCCGGGCACGGGCGATGGTGGTCCTCCGCTACTGGGAGGACCTCAGCGTGGAGTCGGTCGCCGAGCAGCTCAGGTGCAGCGAGTCCACCGTCAAGAGCCAGTGTTCACGGTCCCTGGCCCGACTGCGGGAGCGGCTGGGACCTGCCCATGTCTACACCACACCGAACTGA
- a CDS encoding demethylmenaquinone methyltransferase gives MTRASLDKQPHEVASMFDDVAANYDLTNDVLSLGQARLWRREVARAVDARPAQKILDLAAGTATSSQPFARAGAYVVPCDFSIGMLRVGKQRHPWMPFTAGDGTRLPFKDETFDAVTISFGLRNIQDTGAALSELYRVTKPGGRVVICEFSQPTWTPFRTVYTEYLMRALPPVARAVSSNPDAYVYLAESIRAWPDQAGLATLLQKAGWSNVAWRNLTGGVVALHRGVRD, from the coding sequence GTGACCCGAGCATCCCTGGACAAGCAGCCGCACGAAGTCGCCTCGATGTTCGACGACGTGGCGGCGAACTACGACCTCACCAACGACGTGCTGTCCCTCGGGCAGGCGCGGCTCTGGCGCAGGGAGGTCGCCCGGGCCGTCGACGCCCGGCCGGCCCAGAAGATCCTCGACCTGGCAGCGGGCACGGCCACCTCCTCGCAGCCGTTCGCCCGGGCCGGCGCCTACGTGGTGCCGTGCGACTTCTCGATCGGGATGCTCCGGGTCGGCAAGCAGCGCCACCCGTGGATGCCCTTCACCGCGGGTGACGGCACCAGGCTCCCCTTCAAGGACGAGACCTTCGACGCGGTCACGATCTCCTTCGGGCTGCGCAACATCCAGGACACCGGCGCCGCGCTGAGCGAGCTGTACCGGGTCACCAAGCCCGGCGGGCGCGTGGTGATCTGCGAATTCTCCCAGCCGACGTGGACGCCCTTCCGGACCGTCTACACCGAGTACCTGATGCGCGCCCTGCCGCCCGTGGCGCGTGCGGTGTCTTCCAACCCGGACGCGTACGTCTACCTCGCCGAGTCGATCCGCGCCTGGCCCGACCAGGCCGGCCTCGCGACGCTGCTGCAGAAGGCCGGCTGGTCGAACGTGGCCTGGCGCAACCTCACCGGTGGAGTCGTGGCACTCCACCGGGGCGTGCGCGACTGA
- a CDS encoding GNAT family N-acetyltransferase: MPHVPDSTPSVHLRVPTDEDALAWHRVFADPEVMEFHGGRPAEYSVYEELTARQRRHDAELGHCLWTVLDDAGAVLGFTGAQPWPHESFGPVGEVEIGWRLGRAAWGHGYATAAARTTLERVRALGVREVVAMINTRNARSVAVAVRLGMRQAETYVSPVSKQEAFCFRLEL, from the coding sequence ATGCCGCACGTGCCTGACTCGACTCCGTCCGTACATCTGCGCGTCCCCACCGACGAGGACGCCCTGGCCTGGCACCGGGTGTTCGCCGATCCGGAGGTGATGGAGTTCCACGGCGGCCGCCCGGCGGAGTACTCCGTGTACGAGGAGCTGACCGCCCGCCAGCGCCGCCACGACGCCGAGCTCGGCCACTGCCTGTGGACGGTGCTGGACGACGCCGGCGCGGTGCTCGGCTTCACCGGCGCCCAGCCGTGGCCGCACGAGTCGTTCGGCCCGGTGGGCGAGGTCGAGATCGGCTGGCGGCTCGGCCGGGCGGCGTGGGGACACGGCTACGCGACCGCGGCCGCCCGGACCACGCTTGAGCGGGTGAGGGCTCTCGGGGTGCGGGAGGTCGTGGCGATGATCAACACGCGGAACGCCCGCTCCGTGGCGGTGGCCGTACGTCTCGGCATGCGTCAGGCCGAGACGTACGTCAGCCCGGTGTCGAAGCAGGAGGCGTTCTGTTTCCGGCTGGAGCTCTGA
- a CDS encoding geranylgeranyl reductase family protein: MTEPLSEHSADVIVVGAGPAGSTTAYYLAKAGLDVLLLEKTAFPREKVCGDGLTPRATKQLVSMGIDISEEAGWLRNKGLRIIGGGVRLQLDWPDLASYPDYGLVRKRDDFDEQLARQAQKAGARLYERCNVGEPVKDERTGRITGVHAKLGEEKTPVTFHAPLVVAADGNSTRLSLNMGLHRREDRPMGVAVRTYFTSPRHDDDYLESWLELWDRRGAEDRLLPGYGWIFGMGDGTSNVGLGILNSSSAFKELDWREVLKAWCASMPEDWGYTPENMTMPIRGAALPMAFNRQPHYTKGLLLVGDAGGLVNPFNGEGIAYAMESGQIAADVIVQAHARSTPAQRELALHHYPKILKDTYGGYYTLGRAFVKMIGNPKVMKIATQRGLTHPVLMKFTLKMLANLTDPTGGDAMDRIINGLSKVAPKA; the protein is encoded by the coding sequence GTGACCGAGCCCCTCTCCGAACACAGCGCGGACGTGATCGTCGTGGGAGCGGGCCCAGCCGGCTCCACGACCGCGTACTACCTCGCGAAGGCCGGACTCGACGTCCTCCTCCTGGAGAAGACGGCCTTCCCGCGTGAGAAGGTCTGCGGCGACGGTCTCACCCCGCGCGCCACCAAGCAGCTCGTCTCCATGGGCATCGACATCTCCGAAGAGGCCGGCTGGCTGCGCAACAAGGGCCTCCGCATCATCGGCGGCGGCGTCCGCCTCCAGCTCGACTGGCCGGACCTGGCCTCGTACCCGGACTACGGACTGGTCCGCAAGCGCGACGACTTCGACGAGCAGCTGGCCCGGCAGGCGCAGAAGGCCGGCGCGCGGCTGTACGAGCGCTGCAACGTCGGTGAGCCGGTCAAGGACGAACGCACCGGCCGCATCACCGGCGTCCACGCGAAGCTCGGCGAGGAGAAGACCCCGGTCACCTTCCACGCCCCGCTCGTCGTCGCCGCCGACGGCAACTCCACCCGGCTCTCCCTCAACATGGGCCTCCACCGCCGCGAGGACCGCCCGATGGGCGTCGCGGTCCGTACGTACTTCACCTCGCCCCGCCACGACGACGACTACCTGGAGTCCTGGCTGGAGCTGTGGGACCGCCGTGGTGCCGAGGACCGTCTGCTGCCCGGCTACGGCTGGATCTTCGGCATGGGCGACGGCACGTCCAACGTCGGCCTCGGCATCCTGAACTCCTCGTCGGCCTTCAAGGAGCTCGACTGGCGTGAGGTGCTCAAGGCCTGGTGCGCATCCATGCCGGAGGACTGGGGTTACACCCCCGAGAACATGACGATGCCGATCCGTGGCGCCGCGCTCCCGATGGCCTTCAACCGCCAGCCGCACTACACCAAGGGCCTGCTGCTCGTCGGTGACGCGGGCGGGCTCGTCAACCCGTTCAACGGCGAAGGCATCGCGTACGCCATGGAGTCGGGCCAGATCGCCGCGGACGTCATCGTCCAGGCGCACGCCCGCTCCACCCCGGCCCAGCGGGAACTGGCCCTGCACCACTACCCGAAGATCCTCAAGGACACCTACGGCGGCTACTACACGCTGGGCCGCGCCTTCGTGAAGATGATCGGGAACCCGAAGGTCATGAAGATCGCCACGCAGCGCGGCCTGACCCACCCGGTGCTGATGAAGTTCACGCTGAAGATGCTCGCGAACCTCACCGACCCGACGGGCGGCGACGCGATGGACCGCATCATCAACGGCCTCTCGAAGGTCGCCCCGAAGGCCTGA